A stretch of Rhizobium sp. TH2 DNA encodes these proteins:
- a CDS encoding LysE family translocator produces the protein MPIHEYLPYLAVAWTAYFIAVVSPGPATLALAATSMTSGRAAGVSLALGVYTGSFIWACLTSAGLAAILTAYAGLLTILKIIGGLYLLWLAWKSFRSAMTADEVHLAALANKELTRRQLYFKGLMLHLTNPKAILSWLALLSLGLPPGAPASIFAVFIAGCLVIGSTTFIGLAILFSTGPVRRGYTHARRYIDAFVGVFFAAAGVKLLTARI, from the coding sequence ATGCCGATCCATGAATACCTGCCCTATCTCGCCGTCGCCTGGACGGCCTATTTCATCGCGGTGGTCAGCCCTGGCCCGGCGACGCTGGCGCTGGCGGCGACGTCGATGACCTCGGGCCGCGCGGCGGGTGTGTCACTGGCGCTTGGCGTCTATACCGGTTCGTTCATCTGGGCGTGCCTGACATCGGCCGGGCTGGCGGCGATCCTGACCGCCTATGCCGGCCTGCTGACGATACTCAAGATCATCGGCGGACTATATCTGCTGTGGCTCGCCTGGAAATCGTTCCGCTCGGCGATGACGGCTGACGAAGTGCATCTCGCGGCTCTCGCCAACAAGGAGCTGACGCGCCGGCAACTCTATTTCAAGGGGTTGATGCTGCACCTGACCAACCCGAAGGCCATTCTCTCCTGGCTCGCGCTGCTGTCGCTCGGCCTGCCGCCCGGTGCGCCGGCCTCGATCTTCGCGGTCTTCATAGCGGGGTGCCTAGTGATCGGCTCGACGACTTTCATCGGGCTCGCGATCCTGTTTTCGACCGGCCCGGTGCGGCGGGGCTATACCCATGCGCGGCGGTATATCGATGCCTTCGTGGGGGTGTTTTTTGCGGCGGCGGGGGTGAAGCTGCTGACGGCGAGGATTTGA